The Chlorocebus sabaeus isolate Y175 chromosome 1, mChlSab1.0.hap1, whole genome shotgun sequence genome includes a region encoding these proteins:
- the MRGPRG gene encoding mas-related G-protein coupled receptor member G, with the protein MFGLFSFWRTFDSVVFYLTLIVGLGGLVGNGLVLWNLGFHIKKGPFSVYLLHLAAADFLFLSCHMGFCVAQAALGAQDTLYFVLTFLWFAVGLWLLAALSVERCLSNLFPTCYQGCWPRHASAILCALVWALTLPAVLLPANACGLLRNSRRLLVCLRYHVASVIWLLVLACVAYTAGVVLFVWVTCCSTRPRPRLYGIVLGALFLLFFCGLPLVLYWSLQPLLNFLLSMFLPLATLLACINSSAKPLIYLASGRQPGKREPLRVVLRRALGEGAELGAREQSLPMGLL; encoded by the coding sequence ATGTTCGGGCTGTTCAGCTTCTGGAGAACCTTTGACAGCGTGGTCTTCTACCTCACGCTGATCGTGGGCCTTGGGGGACTGGTAGGTAACGGGCTGGTGCTCTGGAACCTCGGCTTCCACATCAAGAAGGGCCCCTTCTCTGTCTACCTGCTGCACCTGGCCGCCGCCGACTTCCTGTTCCTCTCCTGCCACATGGGCTTCTGCGTGGCTCAGGCTGCCCTGGGTGCCCAGGACACACTCTACTTCGTGCTCACCTTCCTGTGGTTCGCGGTGGGGCTCTGGCTGCTGGCGGCCCTCAGCGTGGAGCGCTGCCTCTCCAACCTCTTCCCCACCTGCTACCAGGGCTGCTGGCCCAGACACGCCTCGGCCATCCTCTGCGCCCTGGTGTGGGCCCTGACCCTGCCGGCCGTGCTGCTGCCCGCCAACGCCTGTGGCCTGCTGCGCAACAGCAGGCGCCTCCTGGTCTGCCTGCGCTACCACGTGGCCAGCGTCATCTGGCTCCTGGTGCTGGCCTGTGTGGCCTACACGGCTGGCGTGGTCCTCTTTGTCTGGGTGACCTGCTGCTCCACGCGCCCACGGCCCAGGCTCTACGGCATCGTCCTGGGCGCGCTGTTCCTGCTCTTCTTCTGTGGCCTGCCCTTGGTCCTCTACTGGAGCCTGCAGCCCCTGCTGAACTTCCTGCTGTCCATGTTTTTACCACTGGCCACGCTGCTGGCCTGCATCAACAGCAGCGCCAAGCCCCTCATCTACTTGGCGTCGGGCCGGCAGCCCGGGAAGCGGGAGCCACTGCGGGTGGTGCTTCGGAGGGCCCTGGGGGAGGGTGCCGAGCTGGGTGCCAGGGAACAGTCCCTGCCCATGGGCCTCCTATAA
- the LOC103242785 gene encoding putative uncharacterized protein MRGPRG-AS1 — translation MDLASEITSVTPVSSLWSSRWMPAGCPAPSIVAHDFETHSTARVAQGHLLPPRLPALPQMLVLAGLRDLSRSGSTSSLRSLSRPVSTSPSKPALPASCLGETSSISINLVGSSGPLQSPGAQRDTQRETTCLGPSWPPRHRRWDGELSVSHSAQGEEF, via the coding sequence ATGGACTTGGCTTCGGAAATCACTTCTGTAACACCAGTCAGCAGCCTGTGGAGCTCTAGGTGGATGCCTGCCGGCTGCCCAGCCCCCAGCATTGTTGCACATGACTTTGAAACACACAGCACAGCTCGTGTGGCCCAGGGGCACCTGCTGCCACCCCGCCTGCCGGCTCTGCCCCAGATGCTGGTCCTCGCTGGTCTCCGGGACCTCTCCCGGAGTGGCTCCACCTCCTCCCTGAGGTCACTGTCCAGGCCTGTTTCAACTAGCCCCTCCAAGCCCGCCTTACCTGCCTCCTGTTTGGGTGAAACTTCGAGCATCTCTATTAACTTAGTTGGTAGCTCCGGTCCCCTGCAGTCACCGGGGGCCCAGAGGGACACACAGAGGGAGACCACCTGCCTGGGTCCCTCCTGGCCGCCTCGCCATCGGAGGTGGGATGGGGAGCTCAGCGTCAGCCACAGTGCGCAAGGTGAAGAGTTTTGA
- the MRGPRE gene encoding mas-related G-protein coupled receptor member E: MESREAGQHAGAADGAQEDVAFNLVILSLTEGLGLSGLLGNGAVLWLLSSNVYRNPFAIYLLDVACADLIFLGCHMVAIIPDLLQSRLDFPGFVQTSLATLRFFCYIVGLSLLVAVSVEQCLAALFPAWYSCRRPRHLTTCVCALTWACCLLLHLLLSGACTQFFGEPSRHLCRTLWLVAAVLLAVLCCTMCGASLMLLLQVERGPQRPPPRGFPTLILLAVLLFLFCGLPFGIYWLSRNLLWHIPHYFYHFSFLTAAVYCAAKPVVYFCLGSAQGRRLPLRLVLQRALGDEAELGAVRETSRRGLVDIAA, encoded by the coding sequence ATGGAGTCCAGAGAAGCTGGGCAGCATGCAGGGGCTGCCGATGGCGCCCAGGAGGATGTGGCCTTCAACCTCGTCATCCTGTCCCTCACTGAGGGGCTCGGCCTCAGTGGGCTGCTGGGGAACGGGGCCGTCCTCTGGCTGCTCAGCTCCAATGTCTACAGAAACCCCTTCGCCATCTACCTCCTGGACGTGGCCTGCGCGGACCTCATCTTCCTTGGTTGCCACATGGTGGCCATCATCCCCGACTTGCTGCAGAGCCGGCTGGACTTCCCGGGCTTCgtgcagaccagcctggcaacgcTGCGCTTCTTCTGCTACATCGTGGGTCTGAGTCTCCTGGTGGCCGTCAGCGTGGAGCAGTGCCTGGCCGCCCTCTTCCCGGCCTGGTACTCGTGCCGCCGCCCACGCCACCTGACCACCTGCGTGTGTGCCCTCACCTGGGCCTGTTGCCTGCTGCTGCACCTGCTGCTCAGCGGTGCCTGCACCCAGTTCTTCGGGGAGCCCAGCCGCCACCTGTGCCGGACACTGTGGCTGGTAGCAGCGGTGCTGCTGGCTGTGCTGTGCTGCACCATGTGTGGGGCCAGCCTCATGCTGCTGCTGCAAGTGGAGCGAGGCCCCCAGCGGCCCCCGCCCCGGGGCTTCCCCACGCTGATCCTCCTGGccgtcctcctcttcctcttctgcgGCCTGCCCTTCGGCATCTACTGGCTGTCCCGGAACCTGCTCTGGCACATCCCCCACTACTTCTACCACTTCAGCTTCCTCACGGCCGCCGTGTACTGCGCAGCCAAGCCCGTCGTCTACTTCTGCCTGGGCAGTGCCCAGGGCCGCAGGCTGCCCCTCCGGCTGGTCCTCCAGCGAGCGCTGGGAGATGAGGCTGAGCTGGGGGCCGTCAGGGAGACCTCCCGCCGGGGCCTGGTGGACATAGCAGCCTGA